In Beijerinckiaceae bacterium, the sequence GCCGGAGACGAGCGCGTGGGCCAGGTGGCCGCGGCTATTCCAGGGCTGGCGCAATTTCTTTGATCCTCAGCCTAATTTCGGCACACCATCTGCGCACAAGGTTTGCATGGATATTAACAGCCAACCAGATTTGTGGCGGGAAAGCGACGCGCCCTATGTCCATGTCCAACTTACGGATTTTGTCTCATTAGCAGCTGGCCGGCCTCAGGTAAGGCTCTCGGTCAAACTAATTGGCAAGCCGGACGTTAGGCAGGGCGAAGCAAGGAGCAATGCTGCTTAGGGCAAAGCGCATGATTGGAGACGAGGCGAATGGGTGAACTCATTGCTTTCAAGCCAGCGGCCGACAACGCTCGATTGAAGGCGCCGCCGATCGACCCCGGCATGATCGTCATTTTCACCGGAATTTGGCATGAGCGACTCAGGGATCAAGCTCCAAAGCCAAAACGGGCTGCCTGTGGTGCCGCGAAGCGATCCGGCAAGAGCCGTGGCAAGACGGGAACCGATTCGACCAAATAAGATCAATCCTGTGCGAGGGGCTCGGAGGAGCAGCTCGCCGACTTGATTCGCGCTTCCGCATCCGCGCGCTCACCGGGATAAGCGGCCAGGGCATTGAGAAAAATGAAGCCCTGCTGCTCCGGCGCAAGCAGCCGCAAATCCTGGGTCGGATTATCTTCATCGTCGTCGGCCTCGACAACTTCCAGCTGCGCGGGCGTCAAAACGACAACGTCGATCTTGTTTTGTTGTGCCGCAAGGTCCGTCAGCGAATAAAATACCTTTCCGTCAGGCGTACGAAACGAGATGGTAAGAAGCCGATTGGCTTCGACACCGGCGTGCAGCCGCAGGGGACCTTGCGCAAGATCGTAAAGACAAACGGCTTGGACCATCGCCGGATCGGCGAAGGGCATGAATTGCGTTTCCGGGCCCGGAGGCGGCAAAAGCGTCAATTCCCCAGGTTTTGCTAGCTCATCAAGCCGCGCATATGCCTTCTTGGCTGCGTAACCCGGCAGCGCGAAAATCGCCGCGATGTGGATAATTCCGGCGATGGCTAGGGCCCCGAGCAGCCAGAGAAGCCCGGCAAGCAAGCGATCGAGCGCGTTCATTCGCAACGGCCTCTGACAATCTGCGGCATATCCGCGGCGTCAAGCGCCGTCATGGCGCCGTTGAGCTCCGAATCGTAGAGATGCAGAACCAGGATGAATTTCGAAGTATCGCCGATCGGCAGCCAATTGCCCGCGCGCGCGTGCCGGGACAGCGCGACCTGGAAAGCCCCATCACTGCCGCGAAGAATTTCGCTGGACGTAAAGCCATGCCGATCCGCCTTGCTGGCGACCGGGAGGCCGGAGGGGGAGAGCAATGTCAGCGTCCAAAAACGGGCCCGAGGCATCCGCCCCTGCAAGGTGTAATCGCACTCCGAATACAAGTCCGAGCCCTCGCTATCACGCCGGGCGATAAAGCTGAGACCTTCCGACACGCTCAAAGGAACTTCGCCCGAATAGGCCAGCATGGCTCGGGTATAGGGGTCGACGTCGGGCGTTCCGCTGCGGGGCCAGCCAGTCCAGGGGCCGGCCACAATGGCCCCAAAGCCAAGGCCGTTTTCGAGCACAACAAAGGTCAGCAATAGTCCCAGCACAGTCCCAACGACGAGGGCGGACAGAAATTTGCCTAAGATTGTTCCGCGCGGCCGGTATACAGCTTTCAAATTGATGATCGTGCCAACACTCATCCGCCGCCTCCGGCGGGAGCCTTGGCCGGGGGCGTGCGCATCTCATTGCCGGTTGCGCCGCCGCTGGTTCCATCAGGCGATACTCTTGCGTCGCTTCGCAGCTTTTCCATGTTGGTCATGGTGGCCTCGATCGCGGTGATTGCCGCCGCCGAGCGCGCCGAGAGACTGGCCGGCCGACGCGGACCCTCGGCAGCTCCAGAGCCTGACGCGGCACTGGGCTGCGCCGCCGCCACCGCGGGAGCAGGTCGCCCGGGTAAGGGCTTCAATTCAATGCCCTGATGCGCATATTGCATGACTTCATGCCAAGTTCCGGCGGGCAAAGTACCGCCGGTCATTTTCTCCATGGGCGTATCGTCGTCATTTCCGAACCAAACCGCACCGACATAATTGCCGGTAAAACCGATGAACCAGGCGTCTTTATAACCGTTCGTTGTGCCGGTTTTTCCGGCGACCTCGATATTGTCGAGTTGCGCGCGTTTCCCGGTGCCGGCCAGGACGACCTGCATGAGCATCGAGTCCATGGTCACGATCGTGTCCGGATTAATCACCTGACGTGGCCTCGGCCCGTCGCGGTCATGCCGATAGATGACCTCGCCGCGGCTGTTGGCGATCTCCACCGCACTGTAAGGAGGGACGCGTAAGCCTCCATTGGCGAAAACACAATAGGCCGATGCCATATCGATCACGGTGACCTCCGCCGCCCCGATCGGCAGGGAGACGGTATCGGTCAAAGGCGTCGTCAGTCCCATGCGGCGCGCGGTATCGACGATTTTGGCGCGGCCCGCCCTTGGGCTTCCGTCGCCAATCGCGATCGACAATCGGACGGCCACTGTATTCAGCGATCGGGCCAAGGCATTGACCAGCGGCAGGGAGCCCGCATAGCTGCCGCCGTAATTGTGCGGACACCAATTGCCGATGCATATCGGGGCGTCGACGACAATGGTCGAAGGCTTGAATTTGCCCGTCATCAGCGCTGTCAAATAGACGAAGGGTTTGAACGAAGAACCAGGCTGGCGCAACGCATCGGTGGCGCGATTGAATTGGCTTTCGCCGTAGTCGCGTCCGCCAATCATCGCCCGGAGCGCGCCGAGCGGTTCCATGACGACCATGGCAGCTTGTTTCGCGTGATAGGCGGGCCCATGTTGACGCAATTGATCCTCGATCGTGGCATCTGCGCGTTTCTGCAGATTGCTGTCGAGGGCGGTGCGCACCGTCAGCACCCGATCCTCGCCGAGCTTATTCGCCTCGGAGAGTTTCTTCACTTCATCATAAGCATAATCAAGGTACCAGTCCGGATCGACATCCCTGTTGCGGTCGACGGGCGTGGCCGGGTTGCGTAAGGCCGGGTAGATCTCGCCCTCGGTCAAATAGCCGGCCTCGACCATATTGTTCAGGACGTCGTTGGCGCGCGCGCGGGCGGCGGGCAAATTGATGTGTGGCGCGAATTTGGTCGGTGCCTTGAAAAGACCGGCGATCATCGCGGCTTCGGCGAGCGAAAGGTCGCGCACGGATTTGCCGAAATAGAATTCAGCCGCAGCCTGTACGCCGAAAGCGCCGCCACCGAGATAGGCCCTGTCCAGGTAAAGGCGCAGGATCTCGCGTTTTGGCAGCCGGTATTCGAGCCAGATCGCAAGATAGGCTTCGTTGATTTTGCGCTCCAATGTTCGCTGGTTGGAAAGAAACAGATTCTTTGCCAACTGCTGAGTGATCGAGGAGCCGCCTTGCCGCACCGAATCGGACCGCGCATTCACGGTGAGGGCGCGCAGCGTGCCAATCACATCGATTCCGAAATGTTCAAAGAAACGCCGGTCTTCCGTGGCAATCACGGCATGGATCAGATTGTCGGGAAGATCCTGGAACGAAACCTTGTCGTCATGCATGATTCCCCGGCGGCCGACCAATTGCCCGTAACGGTCGAGAAATGTCACCGCAAGGTCGGTCTTCTTCAGCCAGTTGTCAGACGTGGTTTCGAGGAAGGCGGGCTGTGCGAGCGTGAGCGCGACCATGCCGAGGCCCACTCCTATGGTGAGTGTCTCGCAGGCGAACTCGTTCAGCACGCGCCGCCAGCCGGCGATATGGAATCGATCCATGAATGCCGAGAAAGACGCATAGCTTGCCCGTGAGCGCTCAAAGCTTGCATGCAGCGAGGAGTCGACGAAAGCATCGAAGGCGAGCAGGGCCCGCGCTATTTTCTGACGTAGCTGCGACGATCGTGGACCATCGAACAATTTTATGCTCCCTCGCAAGCCGAGGTGGGTGTGATAGGCGGCGGCAGTTTAGCAATCCCCTTGACGATTGCCAGAGGCAAGTGCCAAGTCCGGCGGACATTGAACCTGGGCACATCTCAATGCCGCCACCTCCGCTACGGTTTAGGCCCGACAAATCCGGCGAAAAAGCGCCGGAGGCGCCCTCATGCGTCAAGCAGGAGCTTGCTCAGTCCGAGCCATTTTGGAAGCAAAAACCACTCGAAGCATTCAGCCGCACTGAATGGGAAAGTCTTTGCGATGGATGCGGTCGCTGTTGCCTTGTCAAATTAGAGGACGAAGACACCGGCGAAATTTATTTCACCGACGTCGGCTGCAAGCTTTTAGATGCAAAGACATGCCAATGCACCGATTATGCGCATAGGCGCCGGAAGGTAAGTGATTGTATTAAACTCACGCCGGACACGGTGCGAAGGCTCAGCTGGCTGCCGCCCTCTTGCGCCTACCGTTTGGTTGCGGAAGGCCGCGATCTGGCCTGGTGGCATCCGCTGGTTTCGGGCTCGGCAACCAGCGTGCATGAGGCCGGCGTTTCGGTCCGTGGCCGTGTTCAGGGGTCGGAAAAAGACGTCAAACTCAAGGATTACATAGATCATATCGTGGCCTGGCCCGGCAAAAAGCCGCGGCCTAGTCCCCATGGGAAGTCCGGCTTGCCGAACCAGCCTAAACCCGCCTGATTGGGATTGCCGGAGGCTTGACTAAGCCAGGAGTTTGTAGGTGACCGAGACGCCCGTGCTTCCCTGTTTCGATTTGAGCCGGCTCGATCACCCCGGGGCGGACCGCTCGCGTTTTTTGGCCGAGCTTCGCGAGACGGCGCATGGGTCCGGCTTCTTCTATTTGATGGGCCACGGCATCCCGGACCAACAGTGCGAAGAGATTCGCGCTGTCGCCCGCAAATTTTTTGCGCTCCCGGACGCAGACAAGCTCGCCGTCGAGATGATCCATTCACCGCATTTTCGGGGCTACACCAGAGCTGGGCGGGAGTTGACGCGGGGGCGCCCGGATTGGCGCGAGCAATTCGACATCAACAGTGAGCGGCCATTGACCTGGCAGCTGGGCGAGCCCGCCTGGAAGCGGCTACAAGGTCCCAATCAATGGCCCCCGTCATTGCCGGAGCTTCGCGCGGCGTTGCTCGACTGGCAGTCTGCTGCGACCCATGTCGCCGTCAGACTGCTACGCGCTTTCGCCGAGTCGCTCGGGCAAAATCCTGACTTCTTTGAGCCGATTTATCGTGACGCGCCGAACCAGCACATTAAGATCATTCGTTATCCGGGCAGCGATTCGCGGGATAGCGGGCAGGGCGTGGGCGCCCACAAGGACAGCGGCTTTCTTACCCTAGTGCTGCAAGATGCCCAGGAAGGATTGGAGATCGAGACGCAAGACGGACGCTGGCTAAAGGTAGAACCACGCGAAAATAGTTTTGTCGTCAATATCGGTGAACTTCTGGAGCTTGCCACGAACGGCTATTTGCGGGCAACGGTACATCGCGTCGTTGCGCCGCCCTGTGGCAGCGAACGGCTGTCGGTTGCCTTCTTTCTCGGTGCTCAGCTTGATGCCACCGTGCCTTTGCTCAGTCTTCCTGCCGCCCTCGCCGCAGAAGCACACGGGCCGGCAACCGACCCCGACAATCCGCTCTTCCAGCACGTGGGAACAAATTATTTGAAGGGCAGATTGCGTTCGCATCCAGATGTGGCAAAACGCCACTATTCGGGCTTTGAATAACAAATGCCCGAGTGAATGGCCAGGATGCCGATCGCCCAGGCCAAAATAAAGGCTGTCCGGCGGCATATCGACCGAGACCTTAGCTTAGCATTAAGCATCGATGGCTGCCAACTGGCCTTTAGGCTGTGACAGACAGGCCAGTTTTTTGGCCCGGGACTGGTCAACGCAAGCATGGCGCTTTAGATTTATTACAAAGCGGATCCGCTCAGGCGGATTTCCGCCATATCGGCCAACTACCGAATGGTGTGGACCAGGAACGGCTTGCCGCCGTGGCAAAAGTCTAGCTGGAGTCTCGGCTTGATCCGCGAGGGGGAATTCAAGTGGATAAGGAAACGGGGGAAGGTTTTCTTTTGCGCGAAAGGATCGCCGAATCCTCGCGCACGGGAAGGGGTGTTTCCAGCCGAGAGTTTAGCGAGGCGAAGAAAATCCTTCGCCTGCCTTTGGTCAGCGTCATTGTCGTAAACTATAACTATGGCCGGTTTCTCCGCGCCGCGGTCGATTCCATATTCGGCCAGACCTATGCGAATATCGAATGCATCATCGTCGATAATGCTTCGACCGATGAAAGTGCCGACGTTCTCGTTGGGATCGAGGCGCGTTACCCCAACGCCAAGATCATTCGCCGCGCCGAAAACGGCGGCCAAACGCCGGCGGCGCTCGACGGGTTCGCAGCGTCGTCCGGCCCTTATGTCATCTTCGTCGATGCCGATGATCTCTTGCTCCCGGCCTGCGTCGCGACCCATGTCTTCGTGCATCTCTCGCTGCGCGTTCACGTCGGCTTTACCTCAGGGGACATGCTCCAGGTATCGGGCGACCAGGTGGTCTTGGGAACCGAAAATGCTTTCAACCGAATCTTGCAAACCCGCAGCGGGATCAAGCGACGCGCGGTCCGGCCTTATAAACACAGTCTTGGGGAGACTTGGCCGTCCGAGAGTTTCGACCGAGGCATTCTTACAAAAATTCGATTCGTGAAGCCGACCAAGGAATGGGTTTGGTCTCCGACGTCTGGCAATTGTTTTCGCCGCGACGCACTATGCCTTTTCAGCGACAATCCGGCGTTGCGCGACTTGCGGACCGGCACCGACCTCTATTTTTGTCTTGGGATCAACGGCGTCAGCGGCAGTGTCCTGATCGACGAGGCGGTCGCCGTCTATCGTCTGCATGGCAGCAACATTTATTCGCAACGGCCCCAGTTGAATAAGGTTCTTTGCTATGAGCAGGGCGGGGCTGGCGACAGCAACGCGCAGGCTAGAGCGGTTCTGATCGATCATTTGGTGGAACAGGCCGGGCGATTCGTCGGACGCGGCTGGTTTTGGCTAAATTATTTCCTGCTTCTGTGGCGACTGGATTGTGCGGATCCGGATCCACGTGCGCCATCCTGGGCGCAAAGATCACGTCTGGCCACCGCTCTCGTAAGTCATTTCGACGTGATCACGCCGCTCTTCGGAGCAAGGTTTATCAAGGCGTGGTTGGCTCTACGCTTCGTGCCTTTGAAGGTGATTTCGCGTCTGGGGAAAAATCCCAAGGAGCCATTTATCCGGATGCCCTGAACGACTCCCGTGGCCTCGGGGGGACTAATGGGGTCCGGGTGTCACCTTTTGTCAAAAAAATTGAGTTGTATCAATTTGCCCGATGCTCCTTTGTCGTTGCATAAGTCCTCTGCTGCCGACGGGGATTCGCGGCGTTGCTCCGCGAAACATAGATCGAGGCACGCATCCAGGCGCAAAAGGACAGTACTGACGTGGGCTCGGATCTCCCTTGGTGGCTTCCACTTTCGGTTCTGGTATGGGCGGCTCAAATGGCCGTCTTTCATGGTGTCGGTCTGTTTTTCGAGTGGAACGACAGAACCGGGGCGCTGTCTGCTTTCAAGGTGCGCGACGTTGAACGGTTGAGCTACCGACAATTATTGCCCCGGGTTCTTACCAATCAGGTCTTCATTTTGCTTCCGGCGATGGTCGCCCTGCAATATTCCGGGCTGGCGTTCACCGGGGCGGCCCATCTCAGTCTTTTCCATTTTCTTTTTGCGATGGTGCTCATGGGGATCGGGCACGACATCGTGCAATATGTTTTCCACCGTTTTGTTCTGCACAGGCCAAGTCTGATCCGCAAACTTGGGCATAGCGTGCATCATTCGACGGGCGCCAGCAGAAGCATAAGCGCCTGTTATATGAGTCCGGCGGATTTCTTCCTTGAGATCGTTCTGCCTTATCTGATTCCGCTGACGCTTGTCGGCGCCGGCGCCGATGTTGCCTTTCACATCACCGTCGCGAGCCTTGGGGCCTTCGGCGGACTTTACGAACATTCCGGCTATGATTTTTCGGTCCGTCTGAAACGGGATGGATCAAACTCCAGACTTCAGCCGACCGCTTGGCTTGCCGCTCTGTTGACGAGCAAAGCCCATGGCGAGCATCACCGCCGCAGCGATGTCAGCTTCAGCGATGGGTTCGGCTCTCCGGGGATCTGCGACACGATCTTCAAGACCCGTTGGGACCTCGTCGAGGCCGCCAGCAAAGCCATGCCTCAGGCAATCAGGGACGAGCAAACCGCCGCGCGCCGGAGAGCCAGGCGAAGCCGACTCTCGTAACACTCCGGCGCTAGAGCGCTTCCCGATCAGATGGAATCATCTGATCGAAAAGGAATCGCTCACGTTCAACGAGTTGGAGCATGTTCTGATCGAAAAAGTCGGTCAACTTTTTCGGAACATGCTCTTGAGCGGGATGAGGAAAAGTGGGGACCGGTTTTCCGCCAGCATCCCGCTCTAAAATTTTGGAATCGATCACGTTCATGATTTTGGAATGAGTCAATCCAAAATCATCGTGATCTAGTTGGGACTTCGCCTAGGCCGGCGAATGTGTGGATTCGATGGTCTGGATGACTTCGAAACCTTCAAATTCGGGGGCCCCTAGAGTCATCGGCTTGCGTTCGCCCGCTTGTCGATGGGCGGCGCGAAATTGTTCGGACTTGGTCCAGGCGATAAAATCTTCCTGCGACGCCCAGATTGTGTGGGACGAATAAAGTATATGGTCCTCGCGTTCGGGCCCACGCAGCAGGTGGAATACGCAAAAGCCCTTGATCTCATCGAGATGCGACTGGCGCGTCGCCCACACTTCCTCGAAGGCTTTGCATTCCTCCTTGAGGACCTTAAAACGGTTCATGGCGATGAACATTTCGACTTCTCCGGGATGGGTGCGACCGCGCGTGTTGCTTAACTATATCAATTTCCGGTTGGGTGCAGCAAACTTGGAACGACGTTAAGCCCGATTACGCGCGGTGAAACGAGCAAAGCGGACCGATTTGGCGGAGAATTTGATGCGACAAGCTTTGGCGATCTTCCTGGGCGCCGTCGCTGCAATAGGGGGTACGATCATTCGCCTTAGCTGCACGGCTCGAACCCCTCGAATATGATCTGATCTGCCCACAATTGGGCGCGCGGGAGATCCTGCTGCGAACGTATGGTCCATGTCATGACCGGCATGCCGATCGCCTGCCTGCACAGCAAAGGCACGGCATGCGGGAGATTGCCAAAATTCCAAGACAGGAAATCCGGTTGCGCGAGTGGAAAGTCCCTGAGATCTTCGAAGCTCTTGCGTTGCTCATGGGGTAGAGGCGCCCATTCCTCGTCGTCGTAGCGCGCCTGCGCGACGAGGCCCAGGGGGCACGCCGCGCCAGCCTTTCGCAGATGAACAAGGATTGCGGGATCGAAGCTTTTCAGACAAGCCGGCCCCGAATATGCGGTCACAATGGAAAGCGCGCGCTCGGCCACGCGCATATCGCCGTCATAGCGGCTTTTGATTTCAATCACGGCGGGCACGCGGCCGCCGATTGCCGCCAGAAATTGTGAAAGAGAGGCGATCTTATCTTCGCACTCGCGATACGCCAGCTGGCCCAGCGCGTGGGCGGTCAACGCATCGACAGGGCCTTGCGACAGCATCAACCGGTCGAGGGTGAGGTCGTGAAACACCACGGCCTCGCCATCTTCGGAACGTTGAACGTCGCATTCGATCGCATAATTTTTGGCAACGGCCGCTGCTGCCGCCGCCGGTGTATTCTCGATCAGCCCCAGTCGTTTGGAATGAAGTCCGCGATGCGCGATCGGCCGGCCCGTGAGCCAGTCCGGCGCATTTAGCTCACGCGATTTCAAGCGCTGGCGATTTCGAACAAGGCTTCGACCTCGACCGCGCTGTTCAGAGGCAATTCAGCGACGCCAACGGTCGAACGTGCGTGCCGACCCTTATCGCCAAGGACTTCGACGATAAAGTCAGACGCGCCATTCATGACGCTTGCAAGATTGGTGAAACCGGGCGCCGCATTGATGAATCCACCGAGCCTGACGCAGCGTGAAATTTTGTCGAGATCGCCTAAAGCGGCCTTGGCCTGCGCGAGGATATTAATCGCACATAGTCGCGCCGCCTCTTGACCGGCGGCACCGGAAACCTGGGCGCCGAGCTTGCCGATATGGGCAGCACCGAGCTTGCCGTCTGGACCAAAGCAGAGCTGGCCGGAAACGACAAGGAGCGAGCCGGAAACGACAAAGGGAACGTAATTAGCAACCGGAGCCGCAGGCGTGGGCAGCAAGACACCCAAGGCCGCCAATTTATCCTCCGCCGTCATGCACTCACTCCTGTTTAGATCGGGCTCTAATGCTTTAAAGCATGGGTTCCGAAAATGAGAATCGGTTTCGCCAAAACAATTATGCAAGATATCAAAGGCTAGCGCTCATCTCGTTTTGGCTTGAACTAAGCCCGATAGAACGGTGGGAAACTATTTGATTGCAATATCAGAATCCCCAAACCTTGCCGGTGAGGGTTGCCAGTGGCGTTTCCTGACTCTAAACTCAAGCCGATACGGAAAGGAACGCAGGTTGGACCGAGAGCGTGATCCTGAACGCCATGAGCGTGACCCTATGACATCCGCGATGTGAAACAAATAGTTCATGGTTCGTGGATTAAATGAGCGACCGGTAGAGAGGAGCATGGTTTTGATGCAAAACCAGCGCTTTGAGCGGTCTGCCCGGTAGCCGGAGTCAACGAAAATCAAGAGGGTGTCTCGACCCTCAATTACTGGCGCCTGCGACCGTGCGTCTCCAAGCTTGGATTGGATTTGCTGAGCGCCCGACCCTTTGAGGAACAAACATAATGCAAGGTATTTGTGGCTGTTTTCTGCTCATAGGCGCATTGGCTTTCGTCCTTGCGCTTCAGGGTTCTTCTTTGCCGACCGCATCCGCCGCGAATTCGGCAACTTCAAACCCCGCGCCCGCGCCTCAATCGAAGACGGGTCCGACGAAGCAGATTTCGCTGGTCTCTCATCGCGCTGTCTATGATCTAACCCTCGCAAAGTCGGTTGGGACCAAAAGCCCAACTGCGGCGCAAGGCCGCATCGCATTCGATTTCACCGGCTCCGCCTGTGACGGCTATGTCCAAAACTTTCGGCAATTGACCGAGTTGCAACCCGCCGAGGGCCCGACCCGTGTGTCCGACATGCACTCGGCGACGTTCGAGGATGCCGACAGCCGGAATTTTGACTTCAAGATGCAAACCAGCATCGACAATGCGGCGCCGGAGGCGGTCGACGGAAAGGCCGTTAAATCCCCCAAGGGGACGTTATCGGTCAACCTCAGCAAGCCGAAGCACAGCAAGTTCGATCTCGATCCGAACGTGGTTTTTCCGACCGAACATCTGAAACGAATTCTAGCGGCCGCGGCGGCAGGCGAGAACCTTCTTGAAGTCAAAGTTTTCGATGGATCGGAGACGGGCGAGAAGGTCTATGAAACGACGACTTACATCGGTCGCCCCATCGCCGATCCCGCCGTGGAGAAGGCGGTCCATATTCCCCAACTCGAAAAAGTTCGACGCTGGCCGGTTTCGATCAGCTATTTTGAAGCCGGAAAAAAGGACGATGCGCCGAGCTATACGCTTTCGTTCGACCTTTACGAAAATGGGATTTCGCGGGGACTGCGCCTCGATTACGGGGATTTCGTGCTTGCGGGAGAAATGTCCAGCCTCGAGCTGCTGCATGAGCCTGCCTGCACTAAATAGACAGATCGATCGCTGAACCGTGCAAGCCGATCGGTGGCCCTGTGACTATTCCGGTTCGATCCAGATCCTGCGTTGGATTGCCGGATCATGAGCGAACCGGAGATCATCACCGAGATTGCTGGCACTTGCGGCATTATCACGCTCAACCGACCCGCGGCCCTCAATGCTCTGACCTTGGGCATGGTGCGCGAGATGGCACGCGCTCTGGATCGCTGGGAGACTGATCCGAGCATCCATTACATTATCGTCAAGGGTGCCGGCGACAAGGCTTTTTGCGCCGGCGGCGACATCAGAATTTTATATGAATTGGGCAAGGCCGGACGCCATACCGAGCAGCTGAGCTTTTGGCGCGAGGAATATTATCTTAATCGTCGCATCAAGCTTTACGCCAAACCCATCATAGCCTTGGTTGACGGAATCGTCATGGGCGGCGGCGCGGGCGTATCGGTGCACGCATCGCATCTGGTCGCGGGAGATAAACTCAGCTTCGCGATGCCGGAAGTGGGGATCGGCTTTTGTCCCGATGTCGGGGCAAGCTTCTTCCTGCCGCGCCTCGCCGGCAGAAGCGGCCTGTATCTGGCTTTGACCGGCACGCGGATGAGTTGCGGAGATGCCGTGGCTTCTGGTCTGGGTCATATTTATGTGCCATCGACAAGACATGCGGATCTCCTAGGAAGGCTGATCGGTGGCGAGGACCTTGGGGCTGCCATCGCGGCCGAAACGGCGCTCCCGCCCGCATCGGCGCTGAGCGAGCACCGAGCCTTGATCGACCGCTGTTTTGCCGCGCCGACGATTCCTGGCATTCTTGCCGAGCTCGACAAAGAGGGCCATAAGGGGGCGGAGTTTGCCCGCGTTGCCGCCGAAGCGATCCGTTCGAAATCTCCGACTAGCCTTGCGATCGCATTGCATCAGATGCGAATTGGCGCCAATCTAAACATTGACGAGGCTCTACGGATGGAATTCCGCCTTGTCTCTCGCATCGCTCGCAATCATGATTTCTACGAAGGCGTGCGCGCGGTGATTATTGACAAGGATAATCGTCCCCACTGGAAGCCGGCTGAAATCGAGAACCTTACAGCGGCCGCCATCGAGTCTTATTTCGCACCTCTGCCCGAGGGTGAACTCGAGTTTCACACGCAAGTTTGTTGCCCATGATCTTCTCGCACCGATTGAACAAGTCAGCCGAGCCCGCCGATACAGGCGCGGCGATCCGCGTCGGCGAACCTGCAAGGATCGACGACGAAAAGGACCGCGCAGGGCTGGTTCTCGTGGTTTTCATGCGGGTGCTGGCGGCCCTTTGGGTTTTCCAGGGGATCTTGCAATGGATCGCAATTCTACTGCCGGCGGAACCGCTGTTTAATCAACTGAGCGTGCTGCGCGGAACGGCGGTTGTGTTTTTTGCGATTTTCGACTTTGTCGCAGCGGTCGGCTTGTGGCTGGCGACGCCCTGGGGCGGCGTCATTTGGCTGCTGGGCGCAATTGCGCAAATCTTCGTAGCGATTGCGTTGCCGGGTTTTTTTTCGGTGCTCTGGATCGGCGCCGATCTTGTTTTGATCGTGATCTATTTTGTTCTGACGTGGCGGGCCGGCCAAGCCGGTGCGCCATCGGGGTGGTCCCGGCGTCGGTGACGGCAGCCGGCGAGCTCAGAATTTAGCGGCGGCCTTTGACATCAAAACCCTCTGTTACTATCTTGAGGGTTCATCGGATCACCAGCGGCGGTCAGTCGCTGTAACCCTCACCAGAAAGCTGTGAAATGCGCGCCGAAGCCGAAGCGCTTGTCCAATCGATCGAGCAATCCATGGGATTGCTGAGGAGGCATCTTTGACGTCGATGCCGCAGCCCGCCGTCTTGCCGAGCTAAACGCCAAGGCCGAAAGCCCGACCCTCTGGAACGATGCCGAAGCCGCGCAAAAAATTATGCGCGAGCGGACCGAGCTTGAGGATCAACTCGGCTCGCTCAAACGTTTTGAAGGTGAACTCGGCGACGCGATCACGCTCATCGAACTCGCCGAGGCGGAACAGGATACGGGCGCCGAGAAAGAAGGGCTCGATCAGCTCAAGGCGCTCAAAGCCGAGGCCGAGCGCCGCCAAGTCGAAGCGCTTCTTTCTGGCGAGGCAGACGCCAACGACACTTATATCGAGGTC encodes:
- a CDS encoding antibiotic biosynthesis monooxygenase, yielding MFIAMNRFKVLKEECKAFEEVWATRQSHLDEIKGFCVFHLLRGPEREDHILYSSHTIWASQEDFIAWTKSEQFRAAHRQAGERKPMTLGAPEFEGFEVIQTIESTHSPA
- a CDS encoding penicillin-binding protein, yielding MFDGPRSSQLRQKIARALLAFDAFVDSSLHASFERSRASYASFSAFMDRFHIAGWRRVLNEFACETLTIGVGLGMVALTLAQPAFLETTSDNWLKKTDLAVTFLDRYGQLVGRRGIMHDDKVSFQDLPDNLIHAVIATEDRRFFEHFGIDVIGTLRALTVNARSDSVRQGGSSITQQLAKNLFLSNQRTLERKINEAYLAIWLEYRLPKREILRLYLDRAYLGGGAFGVQAAAEFYFGKSVRDLSLAEAAMIAGLFKAPTKFAPHINLPAARARANDVLNNMVEAGYLTEGEIYPALRNPATPVDRNRDVDPDWYLDYAYDEVKKLSEANKLGEDRVLTVRTALDSNLQKRADATIEDQLRQHGPAYHAKQAAMVVMEPLGALRAMIGGRDYGESQFNRATDALRQPGSSFKPFVYLTALMTGKFKPSTIVVDAPICIGNWCPHNYGGSYAGSLPLVNALARSLNTVAVRLSIAIGDGSPRAGRAKIVDTARRMGLTTPLTDTVSLPIGAAEVTVIDMASAYCVFANGGLRVPPYSAVEIANSRGEVIYRHDRDGPRPRQVINPDTIVTMDSMLMQVVLAGTGKRAQLDNIEVAGKTGTTNGYKDAWFIGFTGNYVGAVWFGNDDDTPMEKMTGGTLPAGTWHEVMQYAHQGIELKPLPGRPAPAVAAAQPSAASGSGAAEGPRRPASLSARSAAAITAIEATMTNMEKLRSDARVSPDGTSGGATGNEMRTPPAKAPAGGGG
- a CDS encoding glycosyltransferase family 2 protein → MAESSRTGRGVSSREFSEAKKILRLPLVSVIVVNYNYGRFLRAAVDSIFGQTYANIECIIVDNASTDESADVLVGIEARYPNAKIIRRAENGGQTPAALDGFAASSGPYVIFVDADDLLLPACVATHVFVHLSLRVHVGFTSGDMLQVSGDQVVLGTENAFNRILQTRSGIKRRAVRPYKHSLGETWPSESFDRGILTKIRFVKPTKEWVWSPTSGNCFRRDALCLFSDNPALRDLRTGTDLYFCLGINGVSGSVLIDEAVAVYRLHGSNIYSQRPQLNKVLCYEQGGAGDSNAQARAVLIDHLVEQAGRFVGRGWFWLNYFLLLWRLDCADPDPRAPSWAQRSRLATALVSHFDVITPLFGARFIKAWLALRFVPLKVISRLGKNPKEPFIRMP
- a CDS encoding 2-oxobutyrate oxidase, giving the protein MLPCFDLSRLDHPGADRSRFLAELRETAHGSGFFYLMGHGIPDQQCEEIRAVARKFFALPDADKLAVEMIHSPHFRGYTRAGRELTRGRPDWREQFDINSERPLTWQLGEPAWKRLQGPNQWPPSLPELRAALLDWQSAATHVAVRLLRAFAESLGQNPDFFEPIYRDAPNQHIKIIRYPGSDSRDSGQGVGAHKDSGFLTLVLQDAQEGLEIETQDGRWLKVEPRENSFVVNIGELLELATNGYLRATVHRVVAPPCGSERLSVAFFLGAQLDATVPLLSLPAALAAEAHGPATDPDNPLFQHVGTNYLKGRLRSHPDVAKRHYSGFE
- a CDS encoding YcgN family cysteine cluster protein is translated as MPPPPLRFRPDKSGEKAPEAPSCVKQELAQSEPFWKQKPLEAFSRTEWESLCDGCGRCCLVKLEDEDTGEIYFTDVGCKLLDAKTCQCTDYAHRRRKVSDCIKLTPDTVRRLSWLPPSCAYRLVAEGRDLAWWHPLVSGSATSVHEAGVSVRGRVQGSEKDVKLKDYIDHIVAWPGKKPRPSPHGKSGLPNQPKPA
- a CDS encoding fatty acid hydroxylase; the protein is MAVFHGVGLFFEWNDRTGALSAFKVRDVERLSYRQLLPRVLTNQVFILLPAMVALQYSGLAFTGAAHLSLFHFLFAMVLMGIGHDIVQYVFHRFVLHRPSLIRKLGHSVHHSTGASRSISACYMSPADFFLEIVLPYLIPLTLVGAGADVAFHITVASLGAFGGLYEHSGYDFSVRLKRDGSNSRLQPTAWLAALLTSKAHGEHHRRSDVSFSDGFGSPGICDTIFKTRWDLVEAASKAMPQAIRDEQTAARRRARRSRLS